The window AGGAAGAGTACTTCATACGGTTGCATGTCTGGTAATTTGTTTTTCATTATATGATCCTTTGAGTTTTCTATTTTTTTATATTATATGCATGGTACAAGTGATTACAGTAGTAAACTTATATGGTTCAAGTGGTCTGATGAATATATCATCCTAGAATATTTACATCTTCACAAAGAAGAACAATAAAATTGTAAATATTCTAGTTTCATTTCTTGTAGTGGTATTTTAGTAATCAAACTCGTTTTAATTCTGATTTCATATGAAAAGTAAACAACATCAATCATAATTAGTTTCATTCATGTTTTGATTCGTTATGGTAAGTAAACAGTAGAATGGAATGAAATATTCTTATACTGATTCTTGTTGATACAATTTCATGATAATTTTCATTCCAAGTTAGTAAACGTGTCATTAGTTATGATCGTTTTTTTTTTTTTTGCATTTTACTTTCAGACAGAGGATTAACCATGTCAAGACCCACTCCGAATTTCACCTTGAAACCCGAAGTAAATCCTGCGAGGACCACCTCCAAGGAAAGTTTACCGAAAAATCGGCATAACCTCCCTTGAAAATGGACAACCCTTCCTAATAATACCTGCATACACTTCAAAAGAATCCATTTAGAACCCTCTACTCCTGGAGCCTTCATGCTCCACAACACAACATCTCCTAAATTATTTAAATATCTACACAAATCTCATATCCAGCCATTTATAGGTTCAGAGCAACTCTAATAGGAAGAAAGGAAACATAAAAAATTAACAAGCAGAAGCTATATGATGACTATACCTCATCTCCATGTACGCCTGACCTCAACTATGCTAACCTGCAAGCTGGGCATTTTTAAAACAAATGGCCCAGGGGAAAACATTTGAAACCGTTAGAGTGAGTGGACAAAAATAAATTTAATGAAAATATTTATGCTTTCCCAATTTACATTTCCATAGAAAATATGCTGCATGCGACAGCTCAAAAACGCTCAACACGAAAACTGGCAATTTCATGACTAGCTCCGGCCAGTCTTCAAAGCTCAATAAAATACAGCCTCTCAGGCTAAAATAAAATATGTATGTATTACACTCGTCATATCCCTTGTATGAATTTTTTTGAAACAACAAAGATAAATAGAAATTCACACAAGGCTACGACGCTTGCGTCTAAGCTCACGTCGCACCATAATGAAATTTTACCTTATTATGGTGGAAAAGACGGTGTGTGTATATATATATATATACGCGCATATCCCTTATATAAATTCTTATATATATATAAGGCTACGACGATTGCGTCTAACGCTCACGTCGCACCGTAATGAAATTTTACCTCATTATGGTGGAAAAGCACGTATAGCTAGCTAGCATTTCTTTATATATATACTATTCTCATAATCATCCAAATATGAATATATATACATACTCACCGAAAATCTCATTTTCGGTAACTCTCCAAATAGCGAAGTTAACAAAATAAAATAAGAGCATTTACTTCCAAAAAAATAACTTCGCGAAAATAAACAATTCCACAAATTGATATTCAATAAAATCATTCATTTAAAATGAAATCACCGCATGCTTATAATTTAAAACGAACGTCCACTCACAACTTTAGGCCTAAACCTGACGTCGATCCGAGGTCTCTTCTGCTTGAGCCTCCTCACGTCCTGCTCCAAATATATAATTAAAATCCCAACTAAAAATCCAATATTTATGCAAAATAGGCAAAATTAACCGAGTGCCATAAACACGCTCATCATTGTCTAACTTCGATATTCTTCACTCGAAACGACCCAAACTTAAATACCATACTCGGCAGCCGTAAATACAACCTCCCTAGAACAACGACTTAAACCCTACGGCCGGATTCTACATTAATTAACCGTAAAAAATACCCAACTTCAGAAATTCACAAACCTAACCAAAACTCCTCCAAAAATTCCATAATTCACATCAATAAACTCCCCTTAATATTCCACATTTAAAATCATAAAAATCTCTCAAATAGTGGCGGCCGGAGGCCGAATCCGGCGACCTCCAATGCCTATGAAATTTTGACAGAATCTTCCTCTCAACTCTCTATACAACTTCCTTAACTAGCACAACACCCAATTCCAAGCCTAACTAGGTCAATCGAACGAAAACATCCTAAAAGCCCTAGAAAATTCAACTCCACATTTCTCCTTACCTAGCTCAAGAGAGGGCTCAACCTTTGGAGGGATTGCTGCACGGGAGGAGGGCTTTCAAACAAGCCAAGTAGCTCCGGCTATGGTGGCCGGAGGAGGGAGCTCCGGCGAGAGGGCAGCCGAGCTCCTAGGAGGAGATTTCTCCCGTTCGACGGCGCTGCTGGCATGCACACCGGCCTAGGAAGAGAGAGGAGGGGACAACGGCTCGTTCGGGACCGGAGCAGTGGTTAAGGCTGGCTGGCCGGACGACGGCCGGCAGAGGCGGAGAGCACTGGCGGGGGAGGAAACTCGGGAAGGAGGAGAGAGAGAAGAAAATTTCAGAAAACTTTTGGGCTTTTGACCCTAAAAATGGCCCGATCCACACTTGCAAAACCCCACTCCTTAACATAAAACACCCCAAAAATAATACCCTAATGAAAATTACTTTTTTACTAGCTAAAATTTACCATTTTTACCGTTGTCACATTTTTTTCCTTATGAATAATTTCTCTGAAATAATCGTTCTCCAAAACCCCTCTAAGGACCAATTAAATTATAAACTCATTGACGAAGACGGTAAAATTCTTATTAATACCAAGCTAGTAATTAAGGTAAAAATTTAAGGATTGAGATGTGACAAACCACAACAATGAATATGATTGTAAATTGTCTACATGGTATATCAAACTAGCTGGTATTTTGATGAAGTGTGACAAGCGAACCTAATGTCTTAACTTGAAGCAGATATGATGCCTAATGTTGGTACAGTGAATTAGCGGCTTCCTAATCCCTTTGTATAACCAGTTATAGATGATGTCAAGCAGTATACGTACTCTTGGTCCTTTGATACCTGTCAGTAAGAACAACGAGTGACGTTAGGAAGGGAGATCGCTTCTAAGCGGTCTTCAACGCTCCGATGCCTAAGTCAGTTGTTATGTTGATAGAGTAATAACAAGTAAGTAGTAATCACGTAGTAAATGAGGAGAGATAGAGTTACCATTTATAAGTTGAAGGTATATGAGACCTTTGTATCTCTTTGATGTGGGACTGACGTCTCATTTCTTGTTCTGCTGGGCGGTATTGGTGACGCGCGTGAGGGCGCGTTCTAACGCCCATCAATGAGCGATTGATTGCGTTTGATAGCTGTTGTTGCTACCTTGATGATGGCAGTCGGGTATGGCGTGTTGGAAAACAATATTGGACTCTGCATTTATCCTTGTCTTAATGAAATAGTCAATTAAACTTGAGTAAAATTAGTAGAAACATATATGTAAAACTTTATCCTGTTATCTAATGAGGTATATGTTTCTCATTAGAAGTTGAAGACTTATTAGTCGATTGACATTGAGTTTGAGATAAACCTTGAGACTGGTATCTGATAAACATGAAGTAAGACTTGGACTCTTTATGGGAAGGGCACAAGTAGTGTTTGTTGGCCTTTATATATATAAGTAGAATGTCCTTGTGTTAACTACGTTATTCATTGAGATTAAACAGTCTCATTCTGTTAGAAAGAAGTAGTATAGCATAGAAGATATTCTTTGCTTGTGTGTTTGCAAGTTGTATTGTTGTTGCTATCTCATTGATGAGGATGACAACCATCAATGGTATCCCACTCGATGCTGGTCCTTATGGTAATATCCTAATGCAAACTAGGTAAAGCCTTGGAATTGGTTTTGTAATTTTGTTGTATTGTGTTTGTGTATTGTGGAATAGATCGATCTTAAAGTATGTTATGCTATTTAGATTCAGATGCCATAACATGGTGATTATATCTAGTCTAAATGTGTCCAAAGTATGCTGATTAGACATATGTATCTACACCTAATGTCTCAACTTGAAGCAAATATGAAGTTGGACCAAGAAAATAGAAAAAAGTTAGGCTCGGTCCATTGACAAACTTTATGAGGAGTGAAATTTACACACCCTAAATTACAATCCTCACACCTTGACTCATTTTTTTATGTGAAAATTTCAAAACTATCAATGTTTTAATGTTTTAAGTTGTCTAGGATATGAAGACTTTTGACATTTTCATATAAAAAGTGGGTTTGTAATTTTTTTATCACATATTACAACTTCGTGAATCGAAGTCATAACCTCCTATTTATTAAAAAAAGCTATGTTACTGGACTAAATTGTACCGGATGTGGACATGTAATTTTGGGGTGTGTAATTCAGTAATTCACTCTCCTTATTTTCTTTTCTGGGTTTTAGACTTTACAACTGGAACCTAATCAGAAAAGAAAAGAAAAAAAGAAAGGAAAAAAAAAAAAAAGAGAGAAGAAGAAAGAGGGGAAGAAGAAAGGGTCCCAAACACAAAAGCAAGCGTCTGCAATTGGGAGTGAAGGTCGTTGTTTGACTGCGAAGATGAACGGCGGCCCATCCGGTTTCCGTACGTAGCTTGATGAATGATTGTTATTTAAAGTTGTTATTTAGATATGAGTATTATTCCTAATAATATTTGGGAATCACAGACAATGCTCCTGTCACCAGAGCCTTGGTTACCTCCAGCGCTCTCTTCACCGTCTTCTTCGGGATCCAGAGCCGTTCTTCCAAGCTCGGATTATCCTATCTCGTAGTCCTCCCCTCCTCTTTTCCTTTGTTCCAGTCCAACTCATATCCGAGATCTCTCAACTGATATTTCCCGTTTCTTTTTTACAGGATATTTTTGGCAAGTTTCGCCTCTGGAAGTTAATTGTGTCAGTTTTTGCCTTTTCTTCTACCCCAGAGCTCATGTTCGGACTCTATCTCCTTTACTACTTCAGGGTCTTTGAGAGACAGATTGGTCCCAATAAGTATTCGGTCAGTTCTACTACTTTCTCCTCAATTTTTCACTTTGATGCTTGCCACATATACTTTCTGTTTTGTCATGCTTGGATTTTGTGATGCACACAGGTTTCCATAACGAAAACAAAATACTGGAAAAAAAACTGAATATAGCCTGGGCGGATGTTTGTTATGTGAGAGAGGCCTGAAGAGGCCTTCTATAACAAATGTATTCAAGTGACACTAAAATGAAGCAAGCTTTTATGAAATAAACTACGCAAAAGGTACAACCACCATTAGGGAATCAAACCCAACCCAAAACCCCCCTATCTGCCATATACCTGAAGATAGTTGCAATCCATACAATTACAATAATGTATAGGATCCACGAAAAACAATTGTGTTATCCCGGGTCATGTTCTCGAGTGTGTACTGATATTATCAATGCACCATCAGCCCCTCTGATACCAGCATTAAGACTTCTTATGTTGGATTATCTTATTCATTTAAAATTCTAGTTATGATGTTTGCTAGAGTTGTTCAAACACCTCTGTACTCCGTCAAATTTTGCAGTGTTTTTTTTTTTTTTTTTTCCTTTTACTATTTCAAACCTTGTGATGATCTCCACCCAAACCACTGAAAACTGGGTCATCCGAAGACGCCACACTAGTATTACACCTCTTGCCTTCCCTCCAGCGAAGTTAAACCTTTTACACATCCGAACAAGTTATCAACTCAAATAGCATCTGCAGAAAGGCTTGGTCATAGAGATTCAGCCACAGGATTAGGTCAACTGAATTGAGCTTGGACAATCCAGCTTCTAGTGATGCGTTTTTAAGTGGAAGGTTCAAATTTTTTTGGTAGAAAAATGAGGGGTGTGGTGCTCAGAAAATGTGCAAAGTTTGCAATCTTTTTGGCCGTGTGAATGGCGGGGAGTTGGAATATTTTTGAGGGAACAGGAAGCACAGAGGTGGATCGTTTGTGGGATGAAGTCCCTTTTTTTGGCCTCCCTTTGGTCATCTATATCTTAAGAGTTCTGGAATTATTCTATTCATGTGTTATGATCGTAATAATAAAGTTTCTTTCTTGTTGTTCTTAGTTAGGTAGAAGCACAGATCAAACTTAAGCACTGATCAAGCCAAATTAACCTTAATAAATTATTAAGGAAAAATAAAGATAAAACAAACAAACTAATAATTAAATAGAGATAAAGAAAAAAGTCCTGGTCCTTGTTATTATTTTCCTATTCTTTCAGCAGCTTAACTGCCCATTTGATTACTTAATGCTAATATGACTGGCACATTGGACGGCTGGACGCTCATTTATCTTTCCTTGGTGTCCAATCAATTCAGTGGAAGATCCTAACATTTTAAGAAAGAAAAACCACTACTTCTTGTTTTCTGAAACATCCATGCATTGCACCTCTTAACTTATAATTTTTTGATCTCACATATGGGTCCTGTTTATTGAGTACTGATGTTGTCTTAGGTCAGTCAACATACGAAGAGTGTAAAGATTAATTGATAAATAAATGTTTTCTTTTTCGCTTTTGTATTTTGATTGCATTAATTAAATAGTCTCACTTGGCTGTACAGGTCTTTATCTTGTACTCTGTGATGGCATCGTTGCTGCTCGAGATTCTTGCTATAGCATGCCTTAAAGGTATGGATTGCTTTATGAACTATATCCACTCTTTTTGAATTTATTCACTCTTTTGCCTTGTGAAGTTATGTTTCATCAATCTCTTTCATTGCCCTCTGTTACATTCTTTTGCCTGTCTTATGTCTCTGGTTCTTAGACACCCATTTTCTTGCATGCACTTCTATCTTCTGCGAATCAGAATACATAGTCAATCACTGGTGAAAACATTGTTTTCATAAGGTAGCTCTTTTAACTAAGTGGCCATTCTGCGGTGTATGGCAACATGAATGATAATATGTGTGTGTTAACTTTTATTGTTGATAGCCCATTGGACTTTGATGAATTGATTTGTTATTAGCATTTTTATATATATTTTTATATTTTATATATTCATTTGAAAGTCTTTTTTGTTTTCGATATTATGATGGAAAGTCTATATTGCACTAAAAATTTTGGTGTGAAACCGTCTTTTGCAGATCCTGCAGTAAACCTAGTGACATCGGGACCCTATGGTCTTATATTTGCATCTTTTGTACCCTTTTTCTTTGACATTCCAGTTTCAACACGTTTTCGCATGTTTGGTGTGCACTTCTCAGACAAGTCATTTATATATCTAGCTGGTCTTCAGGTAATAAGTTAACCTGTACCATCTACACATGACCTATAGCTGCTCTTTTCTCCCCTTCTAACTTTTCTCTCTCTCTCTCTTGCAGCTTCTTTTATCATCTTGGAAAAGATCGGTCTTACCAGGAATATGTGGCATCCTATGTGGTTCCTTATATCATCTGAATGTCTTCTGTATCCGCAAAGCAAAGGTAATTTTTCAATCTAATGTTTTTGATAAAATATTTTAATAGGACAAAATAATAATGTATTGTTAGTTTTTATTTTTATTTTTATTTCTTTTTATGTATCTCAATTTTTGCTGGCTTTGTAATCATATAGAGTCTTTGGTTTTATTTTTTTACTTTTTATTCTTTATTCTTTGTAATCATTACATACAGTCTTTGGTTTTAATTTTTTACTTTTTATTCTTTATCCTATTCGTATTCTTAGAACTTATTCTTAGAATTCCTCCTTTCTGTTAGTAAAAGTTACCAGTTATAAGAATAAAAATAGGGGTAAGGTGTTCACTGATTTTTTTAATAATCTTAACTATAGGAGAGATCTAAAATGAACATAGAAATACAAATGATATACAATAAATACAAGCAAGAGCCCTAAAGTACAGCAGATTTTTTTCTAACATATAGCATACAAAGCACCATCTCTAAACTCGGGAGAAGTTGATGCTCAGAACCTCCAAGTAACAAACTCCAATATCATAACTCTATGAAGTTATGAGTTACGGATCCTACAAACTAATTCAGAAATACTTCTGCTGATTTTGTAGTTTTTTTACTTTCATTGTTCTGCTAATACATTAGATCCTTTTTTGTAACTGAACTAAATTGTCAAACCATCTTTTTTAGACTTTCCACTCTGTTAAAGAACAATGCATGCAGGTTTGTGTACTTGCATAATATGATTTGGGCATGTGTTTATGTGTGTGTATAATATCTTCTGTTCTGTACTTCTTTTTTTTTCTTCTTTTTTTCTGATAGTTTAGATTTAGCAGTTCTTGTTTAATCTAATTTATTTATGACTGTATTACAGTTCCCAGAACTCATTGCATCTTTCTTTTCACGACTTAACTTGCCAACTATGGGAAGTCTGCCAGCAGCACCAACTAGAATTGTTGCAGGAAGTGTACCATCATTCACAGCTCGGCAAGTGGAGGTATGATTTTAAACACCCTCCCACTCCCCCCCCCCCCCCCCCCAACCCACCACACACACGCGCGCGCGCCACAAAAAGAAAAATTACAGGTCAGATCTCCTGTTTACCTAATAAATTTAGTACTTACAATTGCTCATATAACTGTGTTTATAGGAACTTTTGAATAGATATTATTCATCTAAGTAGTTAAGATCAGATCTGGCTTTTGAAGATTATCTTGCCCAAGTTCGGTTAATAAAGCAGCCTCAACTTGGTTGGAAAAGACTTATCCATTTTAAAAGTGAAGTCTTCATGGTAGTTTAAGATCTTGCAAGTCATTTTTCAGTTCTATGAGTAGTTACGAGTCTATTTTTTTTAAGAGTCTATTAAGTCTTAGGCTAAGTACTCACCAAGTGTCTTATTATTATCTAGTCTTCCATTTAGCCTTCTGGTGTTCCAGGAGTCTAATGGTGTGCATTTCAAGCCTATAAATATAGCTTCCATTTGTAAATACGAATCAGATGGGAATGAAAGAAAAATTGAATTTCTATTGAAGGCTTGGTTTCTCTTCTCCTACCTATTCTCTATTTTCTCCCCTAATCGATTTCTCCCTTCTACAGCTAAAACCCCTATATTTCTTCTAGAACCTTTCAGCTTTCTTAATCTCTTGACAATCCCAAACCCCCTATTTATACTCTCACCAACTGAATGCTCTCTCTACTGCATCATGGGTATTATGCAGAACCTTTAGGAACTTACTTTTTGATGTGGACACTATGTTGTTGAAATGAAACATGATTTTGATATTTCTTCCACATCATCATATTCCTTTTATTTTTGTTCAGAGAAATTATCCGTCTCCGATGTTGTCTACCACAGAGCCAACAGAGGACTCCATTGCTACCCTTGTGTCTATGGGTTTTGATAGGAACTCTGCCAGACAAGCACTAGTGCAAGCCAGAAATGATGTCATTGCGGCCACAGATATCCTTTTAGAAGCACAGGCTCACTGACCTGGACTTCTGTGAAGATGAACCTGGAATGTTATTGATTGAACAGAAATACTATCTTAACAGTGTGGCAAAAATTCAGAGGACCGAAATTAATGTTGTGCTTTCAGAAATGCAACGAGGCATTTATCGTTCTCAAGGGTTTCTGTGCTTTATTTATATTTCTTTTTGTTTTCTTTG of the Fragaria vesca subsp. vesca linkage group LG6, FraVesHawaii_1.0, whole genome shotgun sequence genome contains:
- the LOC101292520 gene encoding uncharacterized protein LOC101292520 — translated: MNGGPSGFHNAPVTRALVTSSALFTVFFGIQSRSSKLGLSYLDIFGKFRLWKLIVSVFAFSSTPELMFGLYLLYYFRVFERQIGPNKYSVFILYSVMASLLLEILAIACLKDPAVNLVTSGPYGLIFASFVPFFFDIPVSTRFRMFGVHFSDKSFIYLAGLQLLLSSWKRSVLPGICGILCGSLYHLNVFCIRKAKFPELIASFFSRLNLPTMGSLPAAPTRIVAGSVPSFTARQVERNYPSPMLSTTEPTEDSIATLVSMGFDRNSARQALVQARNDVIAATDILLEAQAH